From a single Triplophysa rosa linkage group LG1, Trosa_1v2, whole genome shotgun sequence genomic region:
- the garem gene encoding GRB2-associated and regulator of MAPK protein 1 isoform X2 has translation MLFLSHLRMASGESNDDTEVYNITLSTGDELTLMGQAEILYAKTSKEKSRFNTIFKRIGKLNSISKLGRGKMPCLICMNHRTNESISLPFQCRGRFSTCSPLELQMQEGEHTIRTIVEKTRLPVNVMVPSSPPRNPHDLHLIREGHRYKLVNIQTKTVVVCCVLRSNKILPVYFPLHVSTALPRLLVPEGLLQGEAWLETVVHRWFAYCKEQFDIDDYSRAVRDVRVDWIEEGKSPKKSSTCGSGSGSAICNTSGGGSNGCPSHVHLPSSLSSARDELTQSFHRLSVCVYGNNLHGNSEVNLQGCISLCGDCIAPEPPDADYLFPELLESSSGSLKPDVPYEELWLDQVKNPGSVLEHNEGVRGNSTISGCTTVLPYATTGPTSTILSADVNLPPPPVPPKSEAVKEECRLLNAPPIPPRSSKQTSSGSVTVPYPPAKPLQTDTRSPSPTLSYYSSGLHNIGGEGEPRSESDDQNHACYPCNWIRPDASEGSKPLPCLSPSIGASFSRLSWPNDFCGADSYKGEDFPSVHCRSYSSYPRKRTPGTPKACPTGLFDFDRRENFKGSSATSKVKKGPSQSCTKSTSYTVEIFRDKSAEECNTKQSQSCPILPPRTSKSNDTKKDPEPTTTTTANVDAVELESKGCSLEGSHQSPTDVFSNSCPVATDSQWQPPNNLSGLSIEEVSKSLRFIGLSDDVVLLFMREKIDGNLLTQLTEEILSEDFKLSKLQVKKLMQFINGWRPKM, from the exons atgctctttctctcacacttGCGC ATGGCATCAGGAGAGTCCAACGATGACACGGAAGTGTACAACATCACGCTGAGCACTGGGGATGAGCTGACACTAATGGGCCAGGCCGAGATCCTTTATGCTAAAACGTCGAAAGAAAAATCACGTTTCAACACCATTTTCAAGCGCATCGGTAAGCTAAACTCCATAAGTAAGCTTGGCCGCGGCAAGATGCCATGCCTTATCTGCATGAACCACCGCACCAACGAGAGCATCAGCCTGCCTTTCCAGTGCCGAGGTCGCTTCAGTACCTGTTCGCCGCTGGAGCTGCAAATGCAAGAAGGGGAACACACTATTCGCACAATTGTGGAGAAGACCAGGTTACCTGTGAACGTCATGGTGCCTAGCAGCCCGCCACGTAACCCACATGACCTACATCTGATCCGCGAAGGCCACAGATACAAGCTGGTCAACATCCAGACCAAGACGgtggttgtgtgttgtgttttacgtTCAAACAAAATACTGCCAGTGTATTTCCCCTTGCACGTGTCTACAGCACTGCCGCGTTTACTGGTGCCTGAAGGGCTGCTTCAGGGAGAAGCTTGGTTGGAGACGGTGGTCCACCGCTGGTTTGCATATTGCAAGGAGCAGTTTGATATTGACGACTACTCCAGAGCGGTCCGCGATGTACGGGTGGACTGGATCGAGGAGGGCAAGAGTCCGAAGAAAAGCAGCACTTGTGGATCAGGAAGTGGGAGTGCGATCTGTAACACCAGCGGAGGTGGAAGCAATGGCTGCCCATCACATGTGCATCTGCCAAGTTCTCTGAGCTCAGCCCGAGATGAGCTCACGCAGTCATTCCAccgcctgtctgtctgtgtctacGGCAACAATCTCCATGGCAACAGCGAGGTAAACCTTCAGGGCTGCATTAGTTTATGCGGAGATTGCATTGCACCAGAACCACCCGATGCAGATTATCTTTTCCCAGAGTTGCTGGAGAGTTCCTCAGGTTCACTTAAACCAGACGTGCCGTATGAGGAGCTTTGGTTGGATCAGGTTAAGAACCCTGGATCTGTGCTAGAACACAACGAGGGTGTCAGAGGAAACTCCACCATCTCTGGCTGCACGACTGTACTGCCATACGCTACAACAGGTCCCACAAGTACCATCCTCAGTGCAGATGTCAATCTACCTCCACCTCCGGTGCCTCCAAAGTCTGAAGCT GTGAAAGAGGAGTGCCGGTTGTTGAATGCTCCACCGATTCCACCACGGAGTTCCAAACAGACAAGCTCAGGCAGCGTCACAGTGCCGTACCCTCCTGCGAAGCCACTACAGACAGACACTCGCTCCCCAAGCCCAACACTATCCTATTACTCCTCTGGCCTACACAACAT AGGTGGAGAGGGTGAGCCTCGGAGCGAGTCCGATGATCAGAACCATGCATGCTACCCATGTAACTGGATCAGACCAGACGCCAGTGAGGGCTCCAAGCCTCTCCCTTGCCTCAGTCCTTCCATCGGTGCCTCATTTTCCCGCCTTTCCTGGCCAAACGATTTCTGTGGGGCTGACTCGTATAAAGGTGAGGATTTTCCTTCAGTACACTGTCGTAGTTACTCTAGTTATCCACGAAAGAGGACACCTGGTACTCCTAAGGCTTGTCCCACAGGCCTCTTTGACTTTGATAGGCGGGAGAATTTTAAAGGGAGCTCTGCGACCTCCAAGGTCAAAAAGGGGCCTTCCCAGTCTTGCACCAAATCCACCAGCTACACTGTGGAAATTTTCAGAGACAAATCCGCAGAGGAATGTAACACTAAGCAAAGCCAGTCCTGCCCCATTTTGCCTCCAAGAACCTCCAAATCTAACGATACAAAAAAAGATCCAGAGCCCACCACTACAACCACAGCTAATGTTGATGCCGTGGAACTTGAGTCTAAAGGCTGCTCGCTTGAAGGGTCACATCAAAGCCCTACAGATGTGTTTTCAAACTCCTGTCCTGTTGCTACAGACTCACAATGGCAGCCACCGAACAACCTATCAGGTCTCTCCATTGAGGAGGTTTCAAAGTCACTACGGTTCATTGGTCTATCTGAcgatgttgttttgttgttcatGCGAGAAAAGATTGATGGAAATTTACTCACGCAGCTAACAGAGGAGATTTTGTCAGAGGATTTTAAGCTAAGCAAACTTCAAGTAAAGAAACTTATGCAGTTTATTAATGGCTGGAGGCCTAAAATGTAA
- the garem gene encoding GRB2-associated and regulator of MAPK protein 1 isoform X1 has protein sequence MDLGSMLYNSLKDVTWSTTTLPLDRLVSAYRLPQIVKLDSGESVEGLRENDYLLIHSCRQWTTITAHNLEEGHYVIGPKIEIPVHYEGQFKLLEQDRDIKEPVQYFNSVEEVAKAFPERVYVMEEITFNVKMASGESNDDTEVYNITLSTGDELTLMGQAEILYAKTSKEKSRFNTIFKRIGKLNSISKLGRGKMPCLICMNHRTNESISLPFQCRGRFSTCSPLELQMQEGEHTIRTIVEKTRLPVNVMVPSSPPRNPHDLHLIREGHRYKLVNIQTKTVVVCCVLRSNKILPVYFPLHVSTALPRLLVPEGLLQGEAWLETVVHRWFAYCKEQFDIDDYSRAVRDVRVDWIEEGKSPKKSSTCGSGSGSAICNTSGGGSNGCPSHVHLPSSLSSARDELTQSFHRLSVCVYGNNLHGNSEVNLQGCISLCGDCIAPEPPDADYLFPELLESSSGSLKPDVPYEELWLDQVKNPGSVLEHNEGVRGNSTISGCTTVLPYATTGPTSTILSADVNLPPPPVPPKSEAVKEECRLLNAPPIPPRSSKQTSSGSVTVPYPPAKPLQTDTRSPSPTLSYYSSGLHNIGGEGEPRSESDDQNHACYPCNWIRPDASEGSKPLPCLSPSIGASFSRLSWPNDFCGADSYKGEDFPSVHCRSYSSYPRKRTPGTPKACPTGLFDFDRRENFKGSSATSKVKKGPSQSCTKSTSYTVEIFRDKSAEECNTKQSQSCPILPPRTSKSNDTKKDPEPTTTTTANVDAVELESKGCSLEGSHQSPTDVFSNSCPVATDSQWQPPNNLSGLSIEEVSKSLRFIGLSDDVVLLFMREKIDGNLLTQLTEEILSEDFKLSKLQVKKLMQFINGWRPKM, from the exons ATGGACCTTGGATCGATGCTGTACAACAGTTTGAAAGATGTAACATGGAGCACGACGACACTGCCTCTGGATAGACTCGTTAGTGCCTACAGACTACCACAGATTGTAAAGTTGGATAGCG GGGAATCAGTGGAAGGACTGAGAGAAAATGACTACCTCTTGATTCATTCATGTCGCCAGTGGACCACAATTACTGCCCATAACCTAGAGGAGGGCCATTATGTCATCGGACCGAAAATCGAGATCCCAGTCCATTATGAGG GTCAGTTTAAGCTGCTGGAGCAGGACAGGGACATTAAGGAGCCTGTGCAGTACTTCAACAGCGTGGAGGAGGTGGCCAAGGCATTCCCTGAGCGAGTTTATGTCATGGAGGAAATAACCTTCAATGTTAAG ATGGCATCAGGAGAGTCCAACGATGACACGGAAGTGTACAACATCACGCTGAGCACTGGGGATGAGCTGACACTAATGGGCCAGGCCGAGATCCTTTATGCTAAAACGTCGAAAGAAAAATCACGTTTCAACACCATTTTCAAGCGCATCGGTAAGCTAAACTCCATAAGTAAGCTTGGCCGCGGCAAGATGCCATGCCTTATCTGCATGAACCACCGCACCAACGAGAGCATCAGCCTGCCTTTCCAGTGCCGAGGTCGCTTCAGTACCTGTTCGCCGCTGGAGCTGCAAATGCAAGAAGGGGAACACACTATTCGCACAATTGTGGAGAAGACCAGGTTACCTGTGAACGTCATGGTGCCTAGCAGCCCGCCACGTAACCCACATGACCTACATCTGATCCGCGAAGGCCACAGATACAAGCTGGTCAACATCCAGACCAAGACGgtggttgtgtgttgtgttttacgtTCAAACAAAATACTGCCAGTGTATTTCCCCTTGCACGTGTCTACAGCACTGCCGCGTTTACTGGTGCCTGAAGGGCTGCTTCAGGGAGAAGCTTGGTTGGAGACGGTGGTCCACCGCTGGTTTGCATATTGCAAGGAGCAGTTTGATATTGACGACTACTCCAGAGCGGTCCGCGATGTACGGGTGGACTGGATCGAGGAGGGCAAGAGTCCGAAGAAAAGCAGCACTTGTGGATCAGGAAGTGGGAGTGCGATCTGTAACACCAGCGGAGGTGGAAGCAATGGCTGCCCATCACATGTGCATCTGCCAAGTTCTCTGAGCTCAGCCCGAGATGAGCTCACGCAGTCATTCCAccgcctgtctgtctgtgtctacGGCAACAATCTCCATGGCAACAGCGAGGTAAACCTTCAGGGCTGCATTAGTTTATGCGGAGATTGCATTGCACCAGAACCACCCGATGCAGATTATCTTTTCCCAGAGTTGCTGGAGAGTTCCTCAGGTTCACTTAAACCAGACGTGCCGTATGAGGAGCTTTGGTTGGATCAGGTTAAGAACCCTGGATCTGTGCTAGAACACAACGAGGGTGTCAGAGGAAACTCCACCATCTCTGGCTGCACGACTGTACTGCCATACGCTACAACAGGTCCCACAAGTACCATCCTCAGTGCAGATGTCAATCTACCTCCACCTCCGGTGCCTCCAAAGTCTGAAGCT GTGAAAGAGGAGTGCCGGTTGTTGAATGCTCCACCGATTCCACCACGGAGTTCCAAACAGACAAGCTCAGGCAGCGTCACAGTGCCGTACCCTCCTGCGAAGCCACTACAGACAGACACTCGCTCCCCAAGCCCAACACTATCCTATTACTCCTCTGGCCTACACAACAT AGGTGGAGAGGGTGAGCCTCGGAGCGAGTCCGATGATCAGAACCATGCATGCTACCCATGTAACTGGATCAGACCAGACGCCAGTGAGGGCTCCAAGCCTCTCCCTTGCCTCAGTCCTTCCATCGGTGCCTCATTTTCCCGCCTTTCCTGGCCAAACGATTTCTGTGGGGCTGACTCGTATAAAGGTGAGGATTTTCCTTCAGTACACTGTCGTAGTTACTCTAGTTATCCACGAAAGAGGACACCTGGTACTCCTAAGGCTTGTCCCACAGGCCTCTTTGACTTTGATAGGCGGGAGAATTTTAAAGGGAGCTCTGCGACCTCCAAGGTCAAAAAGGGGCCTTCCCAGTCTTGCACCAAATCCACCAGCTACACTGTGGAAATTTTCAGAGACAAATCCGCAGAGGAATGTAACACTAAGCAAAGCCAGTCCTGCCCCATTTTGCCTCCAAGAACCTCCAAATCTAACGATACAAAAAAAGATCCAGAGCCCACCACTACAACCACAGCTAATGTTGATGCCGTGGAACTTGAGTCTAAAGGCTGCTCGCTTGAAGGGTCACATCAAAGCCCTACAGATGTGTTTTCAAACTCCTGTCCTGTTGCTACAGACTCACAATGGCAGCCACCGAACAACCTATCAGGTCTCTCCATTGAGGAGGTTTCAAAGTCACTACGGTTCATTGGTCTATCTGAcgatgttgttttgttgttcatGCGAGAAAAGATTGATGGAAATTTACTCACGCAGCTAACAGAGGAGATTTTGTCAGAGGATTTTAAGCTAAGCAAACTTCAAGTAAAGAAACTTATGCAGTTTATTAATGGCTGGAGGCCTAAAATGTAA